CGAAAGCACAGACTATAATCGCAAGTTTACCCAAGACTTCTTCTATACAGTCAATTATCACTGGCTAGAAGTTTATCATGTTGATGGCTTTCGCTATGACTGTGTACCTAATTACTGGGATGGTTCTACAGGAGTTGGTTACGCTAACTTAGTCTATACTACCTACCAAACGGTTAAAGAAAAGCAATCAGTCGGTGAATATTGGCAGAGATTTTTTAACAATGACATTATCAATTTAATTCAATGTGCTGAACAGTTAGAAGGGCCAAAAGAGATTCTTGCCCAAACTTACACTAACTCTACTTGGCAAAATGAAACTTTCGGTGCTGCTAAAAGTGTAGCTTCTGGAAATCGAGGTGATTTGGCAAATCTTGGCTTTAGACTTGGTTTGGATGGCTATCCCACAGAGGTGACAAACAACGGTAACAAAATTGCTAAGGCGGCGCTGCAATATATAGAAAATCATGACCATTCGCGCTTTGTTTGTAACTTTGGTACGATCGCCCGCGATAATGATTTATTACAAGAAGGTAATCGTGACCTGTGGTACAAAGTCCAGCCTTACCTAATGGCGATTTTAACTGCTAAAGGTATTCCTCTGCTGTGGCAAGGTCAGGAATTTGGTGAAAATTATTACCTTCCAGATCAAGGTTATGGTAGGGTGATGTTACTTCGACCTGTGCGATGGGATTATTTTTATGACCCCGTTGGTAAGAAGGTAATTGCTTTAGTACGAAAGCTGATTAAATTGCGTCGTCAGCAATCACAGTTTACAGAAGGTGAGCATTTCTTTTACAACAATTATGACCGCTATCAGTCCAAAAATGTTCTGTTATACTCTCGCAAACACGGTGACAAGTTCAGCTTGGTAGCACTTAACTTTGGCGATAGCGATCAAAGTGTACCCTTCTGGTTCCCAATTCCTGGAGATTATCAGGAAGAACTTCACAATGAAAACAATTTAATTGGCGTTCCCAGTTATTCGGAATATTGGGTAAAAATTCCTAGTAACTATGGAAGGATTTGGACAGTAACAATCAACACCTAATCTATTTGAGATTTTATCTGTCCGAAATTAAACGCCACAAGCAATGTGGAGATTTTAGCAAATAACGCAGAGAATTAATGATTACTCTGCGTTATTTTGCGTTAAAAAACAGTACAAGCTCTATACGCTGGAAATTTTACCTGAACTGGTGCGAAAGTTAGCAATAATTGCAGTTTGCACCAGAAGTTTAGTATGACAAACGCATTACCAAATGTAGCAAAGCGCTTGAAGACTGTCGGAACCAAGTTGTTGAGGATGGTAGTTGTGTTTATAGGCGATTTTATAGCAGATTTGAAACGCTACTTCCTGGGCGACACTGCCGATTTTCGTTCTCCCATACCTGAGACTGTTTATCCTGTCTTAGCTGGGCCTGTGATTAGCTTGGGTGGGGGTGGCCCGGATGTAGAAGAAGGTATCCAATGGATGATTAACCAAGTTCGGGGAGGTCATAACAGTACTACTAAAGTTGATGTTGTAGTTCTCCGCACTTATGGTAATCATGATTACAATCAGGTAATTTCTGACATGAAGGGCGTTAAGTCTGTGGAGACGCTAATTGTTAGCAATCGACAAGATGCAAACAAACCGGAGATTGTCGAGAAAGTCAGAAATGCTGAGGTAATTTTTTTTGCTGGGGGCGACCAATGTCAATACATTCGCAGCTGGAAAAGTACCAATTTAGAGGCTGCTGTGAAGTCAGTTTACGCTAGAGGTGGTGCCATTGGTGGCACTAGCGCAGGTGCAATGATTCAAAGCGAATACGTATATGATTCTTGTGCTTGTGAAGATAGTGTTGAAACTAGAGATGCATTGGAAGATCCGTATCAAAATATTACCTTTACTTACAATTTTTTCCAATGGCCTTATTTGCGGGGAACCATTATTGATACTCACTTCGACACTCGTAAAAGAATGGGTCGAACTATGGCTTTTATTGCGCGTCAAATTCAGGATGGTATTGCTAATAGCGTTTTAGGAATAGCTATTAGTGAGGAGACATCGGTTGTGATCAATAAATATGGTTTAGCGAAAGTTGTGGGGAGGAATGCAGCATATTTTGTGCTGGGAGATCATCCCCCAGAAGTATGTCAACCCCGAACTCCGCTGACTTATTATGATTATAAAATTTGGCGAGTTCCCAGCGGTGATACCTTCGACTTAACTAACCTGCCAAATAGAGGTTATTATTTCCGCAGTATCCAGCGGGGAAGGTTTAGTTCAGATCCGTATTGAATTGGGAATTGGTAATTGGGAATTGGTAATTGGTAATTGGTAATTGGTAATTGGTAATTGGGAATGGGGAATTGGGAATGGGGAATTGGGAATGGGGAATTGGGAATGGGGAATTGGGAATTGGGAATTGGTTTACTTATTTTCCCCCTCATCTCCCTCATCCCCCTCATCTCCCTCATCCCCCTCATCCCCCCATCTCTTCTACACCAATGTTGTCTGCTTGCGTAAACTTTGAATGGTAGCGATCGCATGTTTCGCTACAATATCAATCTCCTCTTGGGTGTTAAATCGTCCCATGCCAAACCGCACTGAAGCATAAGCTAGCTTTGGGGAGTGTCCCAGTGCTGTGAGGACATGGGAGGGTGCTGTGTTGGCTGAGGAACAAGCAGAACCGGAAGATACTGCCATTACTGGCTGTAGTCCTAACGCTAGTGCGGTTCCATCAATGCCTTCAACGCTGATATTCAAATTTCCCGCTAGCCGCTTGGTAGGATGTCCGTTGAGGTAAATTCCCTCTAACTGGGAAAGCTGTAACCACAATTTTTGTCTCAGTTCGCTTAGGCGTTGATTTTCTGTTGTCTGTTCTGCCAAAGCTATTTCTACAGCTTTGCCAAAGCCGACAATTTGCGGTGTATATAATGTACCAGAACGCATTCCCCGTTCATGTCCGCCTCCATGTTGCTGGGGAGCAAGTTGTACTCTGGGGTTGCGCCTGCGGACATATAGCGCTCCAATACCCTTGGGGCCGTATACTTTATGTGCTGTCAGCGACATTAAGTCAATTTTCATTGCTTGCACATCAAGGGGAATTTTCGCGATCGCTTGAGCTGCATCTGTGTGAAAAATTATATTGCGATCGCGGCACATTTCCCCAATTTCTGTTAATGGCTGCAACACACCAATTTCGTTATTTGCAGCCATTACCGACACCAAAATTGTTTCAGGACGAAAAGCTTTTTCTAATTCGCTTAAATCAATTAATCCATCTTTTTGAACTGGAAGAATAGTAATTTCAAAACCGAGATTTTTTAAATATTTACAAGGGTCAATAACTGCGCTATGTTCAGTGACAACAGTAATAATATGCTGTCCTTTTTGAAAATAAGCTTCAGCAACACCTTTAATAGCTAAATTATTAGCTTCGGTCGCACCGCTAGTAAAAACTATTTCTTCTGGGGTAGCATTAATTGCTGCTGCTAATATTTCCCGCGTTTGTTTAACTGCGGCTTCTGCTTCCCAACCGTAAACATGACTAATACTCGATGGATTGCCAAAGTGTTCTGTAAAGTAGGGTAGCATTGCTGCAATAACCCGTTGATCTACAGGTGTGGTAGCATGACAATCGAGGTAGATAGGGCGAATAGACATAAATTAACTCAAAATTTGACTTAATTTTTTGAAGATACTTAGAACTTGATACAATTCATTTTTTCGCCTCAACAGGGAAAACTCTTCAGATATAGCATACATTGGCATATTTTGCTTGGTCAGTTTTACAAAAATAAAATGACTACCATTTGTGACTAATCCAAACACAGGTTTTTCTGGATTAGGATTAGCCAGCATATAAACAAGTGCTTGAGGTATAGTTTCTAGAAGAGAAAAGCTAGACCTTTTAGATTCAATGACCAACAGCCATAATTGTTCTTGAATCACTAAAATGTCAATTCTTCCTCTAATAATTTCACCTTCATCCTCCGCAGATATTTCTATTGATTGCTCACCTCTAATATAAAAAGGATCATCATAAAATCCAGCTAAATTGAGTAAGGGAGATAAAACTACTAATTTTACCGTTTCTTCTGATAAAGGAGGACGTTTTACTAAACGTAGAAAGTTAACTTTTATTTTGTCTAAGTTTTGTTTTTCTAAATCTGTAATTTCTGGTAATTTTTCAAACAATTCTGGGAAAAATCCCTCGTCTACAGCTTGCTGTAGACCAAATCTTTCTTCCAGATAGGCAAGCCCGATATTTTGTGCTTGAATGAATTGAACCATAGTCCATTTAAAAACAGGGTATAAATATTGTAGCACTCTATTAGTCTTAGTTTGAGTCGATGTAATTAACTCACAACTTTACCTAGTTTTTTTAATATATTTAAAACTTGATATAATTCATTTTCACGTCTATATAAAGTAAATCTATCAGATAAAGCATATATTGGTTTTATTTGTTTTATCAGTTTGATAAATTGAAAATCTTCCCCATTTATTACCAATGAATATACCGGGCGATCGCGTTGAGTATTTGCCAGCATATAAGTGAGAGCCTGGGGAATTGCCTTAGCTAAAGAAAAACTTGATCTTTTAGATTCAATTACTAAAAACCACAACTGATTTTGCAAAACCAGTACATCAATTTTCTCTTTAATAACTTCTATATTTTCTCCATTATTATTGATAAGCTCTTCACTAATCTCGATAATTTCTTCTGTAAGAATATGAAACGGAGGACGATAAAAGCCAGCCAAATCTAGCAAGGGAGACAACACCACTAATTTTACAGCTTCTTCCAAAAGATGAGCGTTTTCAAGTACACTGAGATAGTTGGTTTTAACTCGGTCTAAGTATTGCTTTTCTAATTCGGAAATTTCAGGTAAATAGTCAAACCATTCTGTAAAAAAATTCTCATCTTCAGACTTTTGCAGTGCAAATTTTTCCTTTAAGTAAGAGAGAGTGACATTTTGGGCTTGGATGACCTGAACCATATTAATTTCACCTAGCAAAAAGTCTAATTCCTTACTTAGATGATAACGCTGGCATCATTGCTTATGAAAATTGGCTGGTTACATTGTGTTTTATTGCTGAAAATATACCTGATGTAACATTACAGCAACTACCTACTCATCCAGCTGTTAATTCTCGTAATTTAGTTAAAACTGCTTGAGCATGTCCTTTGGCTTTGACGTTGGGACAAGCATGGGCGATGATTCTATCAGGTGAAATCAGGAAAGTTGAACGAACAACACCCATATATTCTTTGCCCATAAACTTCTTCAGTCGCCAAGCACCATAACTTTCTGTTAACACATGTTCTGGGTCGCTCAACAGGGTGATTGATAAGTTATGCTTGTCGATAAATTTACAATGGGATTTACCTGAATCTGGACTCACGCCTAAAATTGTCGCTCCTAGTGCGCTGAATTCTTGATACAACTCGGTAAAGTCTTTCGCTTCCGTGGTACAACCAGGGGTGTCGTCTTTGGGGTAAAAATAGAGGATAACCCACTGACCACTAAAATCATTCAAACTGACTAGGTTGTCATTTTGGTTAGGAGTCCAGAAATCAGGCGCTTTTTGTCCAGCTTGGGGAATGTTGCTCATGATGGGGTGTTAAAAATGGCGATCGCTTTCAAATTTTACCGAAGAAGGGGAAGGGCAAGGAAAAAAGCTTTAATTCTATTTCCTTCCATCATCAGTTAATGGTACAAATTCTGTGACAATGATTAACAGCAAGCC
Above is a window of Nostoc sp. UHCC 0702 DNA encoding:
- a CDS encoding IscS subfamily cysteine desulfurase codes for the protein MSIRPIYLDCHATTPVDQRVIAAMLPYFTEHFGNPSSISHVYGWEAEAAVKQTREILAAAINATPEEIVFTSGATEANNLAIKGVAEAYFQKGQHIITVVTEHSAVIDPCKYLKNLGFEITILPVQKDGLIDLSELEKAFRPETILVSVMAANNEIGVLQPLTEIGEMCRDRNIIFHTDAAQAIAKIPLDVQAMKIDLMSLTAHKVYGPKGIGALYVRRRNPRVQLAPQQHGGGHERGMRSGTLYTPQIVGFGKAVEIALAEQTTENQRLSELRQKLWLQLSQLEGIYLNGHPTKRLAGNLNISVEGIDGTALALGLQPVMAVSSGSACSSANTAPSHVLTALGHSPKLAYASVRFGMGRFNTQEEIDIVAKHAIATIQSLRKQTTLV
- a CDS encoding alpha-amylase, which encodes MKLLPLDKLGAREANGTVDFGIFLPWVSAKDGNRLKVKVIHEKDQFLQDTQPLEFELKHSIDPEYGDYWSTQININTSQKPSPKSAWGEPGTYVYRYSLLNPNKGEIDWILDPFAREFGVGKLSAFTLGYQPHEWSEKETTWKTPNLKDIVLYELMIDEFGGDIDGTIEKLGYLADLGVNCLEIMPLSNVALTVDWGFLPLGYFGVDERFGNRKDLQKLIDAAHQNNIAVIVDAVYGHTGDHFPYSYVYRQLEYRENPFMGTFAKDYFGESTDYNRKFTQDFFYTVNYHWLEVYHVDGFRYDCVPNYWDGSTGVGYANLVYTTYQTVKEKQSVGEYWQRFFNNDIINLIQCAEQLEGPKEILAQTYTNSTWQNETFGAAKSVASGNRGDLANLGFRLGLDGYPTEVTNNGNKIAKAALQYIENHDHSRFVCNFGTIARDNDLLQEGNRDLWYKVQPYLMAILTAKGIPLLWQGQEFGENYYLPDQGYGRVMLLRPVRWDYFYDPVGKKVIALVRKLIKLRRQQSQFTEGEHFFYNNYDRYQSKNVLLYSRKHGDKFSLVALNFGDSDQSVPFWFPIPGDYQEELHNENNLIGVPSYSEYWVKIPSNYGRIWTVTINT
- a CDS encoding Type 1 glutamine amidotransferase-like domain-containing protein translates to MTNALPNVAKRLKTVGTKLLRMVVVFIGDFIADLKRYFLGDTADFRSPIPETVYPVLAGPVISLGGGGPDVEEGIQWMINQVRGGHNSTTKVDVVVLRTYGNHDYNQVISDMKGVKSVETLIVSNRQDANKPEIVEKVRNAEVIFFAGGDQCQYIRSWKSTNLEAAVKSVYARGGAIGGTSAGAMIQSEYVYDSCACEDSVETRDALEDPYQNITFTYNFFQWPYLRGTIIDTHFDTRKRMGRTMAFIARQIQDGIANSVLGIAISEETSVVINKYGLAKVVGRNAAYFVLGDHPPEVCQPRTPLTYYDYKIWRVPSGDTFDLTNLPNRGYYFRSIQRGRFSSDPY
- a CDS encoding restriction endonuclease subunit R, with the protein product MVQFIQAQNIGLAYLEERFGLQQAVDEGFFPELFEKLPEITDLEKQNLDKIKVNFLRLVKRPPLSEETVKLVVLSPLLNLAGFYDDPFYIRGEQSIEISAEDEGEIIRGRIDILVIQEQLWLLVIESKRSSFSLLETIPQALVYMLANPNPEKPVFGLVTNGSHFIFVKLTKQNMPMYAISEEFSLLRRKNELYQVLSIFKKLSQILS
- the bcp gene encoding thioredoxin-dependent thiol peroxidase, with amino-acid sequence MSNIPQAGQKAPDFWTPNQNDNLVSLNDFSGQWVILYFYPKDDTPGCTTEAKDFTELYQEFSALGATILGVSPDSGKSHCKFIDKHNLSITLLSDPEHVLTESYGAWRLKKFMGKEYMGVVRSTFLISPDRIIAHACPNVKAKGHAQAVLTKLRELTAG
- a CDS encoding restriction endonuclease subunit R; the protein is MVQVIQAQNVTLSYLKEKFALQKSEDENFFTEWFDYLPEISELEKQYLDRVKTNYLSVLENAHLLEEAVKLVVLSPLLDLAGFYRPPFHILTEEIIEISEELINNNGENIEVIKEKIDVLVLQNQLWFLVIESKRSSFSLAKAIPQALTYMLANTQRDRPVYSLVINGEDFQFIKLIKQIKPIYALSDRFTLYRRENELYQVLNILKKLGKVVS